The Actinomycetota bacterium sequence GCGGCGGCGGCGCGCGCAGCTTTCGCGGGTTGGAAACGGGGAGCCTTCATCGGGACCTCCGAGCCTTCTAGCGTAGACGCGACGGGCCGAAAAAGATAGCGGGGAGCCGGTGCCCGATCAGGGGAGGGTGATGACGTCGCCCTGCCCGGGGACGATGCTTCCCGGATACGGCGGACGGGTCTGATCCGCCCGGTGGTGATAAACGACGATCTTCTTCGCGTCCACCCGCTTGCCTTTTTTCGCCGCGCCGAAGAGCACCCATGGGGAGGCGAAGGCGACGTCCAGGCCCCGCATCTTGAGCAGCGCCTCGTCGCTTTCCGTGTCGCCCGTGAAGTAGAGCTTCCGGCCGCGCCACGTCACGAGATAGGAGGAATGCTCGACCTTCTCGGCCTGCCCGTGGGGGGTCGCGAACGCCAGGATCTCGAAGTCCCCGTGCCGGACGGGCACGCCGGGGGTGGCCGCCTGGCCCCCGGGCACGGCGCGGGAGAGCTGCGGCGGCCCGATGAATTTCATGGAACGCGCCCGGTAGAGCTCCGGCGCGAAGTGGTCGGCGTGGGCGTGGGTGATCAGCACGGCCGCTCCGTCGAGGGGAGGCAGGCGCTTCGCGTCCCAGGTCATGTAGCCGAACGCTCCGGACCGGTAGGGGAAGTCGGTCACGAACGCCGTCTTGCCGTCCGTGACGTGGATGGCGGCGTTGCCGACGAAGGTCATCTTCAACTCGCCGGCCGCCGGCGTCGAGGCGGCCAGAAAGAGCGTGAGCACAGCAAACATCGGTGCACCTCCTGAAATCCGAAGAGCCCCTCGGAGGGGCCCTTCGGAGATGAAACGGAGCGACGGGCCGTTCCCTAATCCTCCTCGGAAGCGTCCACTTCGGCGTCCGCCTCGGCCAGGGCGAGCTCCTCCGCCGGGTCGGTCAGGAAGTCCTCGAGCGCCGGCTCCTCGACCTGCGGGATGTCTTCCCGCTCGAGGACGACGTTGCGGTAGTACTCCATGCCGGTGCCCGCCGGGATGAGGCGGCCGACGATGACGTTCTCCTTGAGGCCCCGGAGGTTGTCCACCTTCCCGGAGATCGACG is a genomic window containing:
- a CDS encoding MBL fold metallo-hydrolase; protein product: MFAVLTLFLAASTPAAGELKMTFVGNAAIHVTDGKTAFVTDFPYRSGAFGYMTWDAKRLPPLDGAAVLITHAHADHFAPELYRARSMKFIGPPQLSRAVPGGQAATPGVPVRHGDFEILAFATPHGQAEKVEHSSYLVTWRGRKLYFTGDTESDEALLKMRGLDVAFASPWVLFGAAKKGKRVDAKKIVVYHHRADQTRPPYPGSIVPGQGDVITLP